The following proteins come from a genomic window of Anas platyrhynchos isolate ZD024472 breed Pekin duck chromosome 20, IASCAAS_PekinDuck_T2T, whole genome shotgun sequence:
- the HNF1B gene encoding hepatocyte nuclear factor 1-beta isoform X2: MVSQLSALQRELLGALLSSGATKEGLIRALEDMVPAAGFGVKLESLPLSPGGPPDGKAAYPPLANGHGKGKLSGDEGSEDGDDFDTPPILRELQTLNTEEAVEQRAEVERMISEDPWRAAKMIKGYMQQHNIPQREVVDVTGLNQSHLSQHLNKGTPMKTQKRAALYTWYVRKQREILRQFNQTVQGCGNRTDKSSQDQLLFLFPEFNQQNQGAGQLDDACSETPSKKMRRNRFKWGPASQQILYQAYDRQKNPSKEEREALVEECNRAECLQRGVSPSKAHGLGSNLVTEVRVYNWFANRRKEEAFRQKLAMDAYSSGQPPHSMNLLLSHGSPHHNQPSASPPSKMPGVRYSQAAGGEAASSGAISHHGSGAMVTTSQAVLQQVSPAGLDPGHGLLSPDGKMISVSGGGLPPVSTLTNIHSLSHHNAQQSQNLIMTPLSGVMAIAQSKDTPGTPPGHLRAPSRGTLGTPALTVPALSLPPGLNTSQAQSVPVINSVAGSLAALQPVQFSQQLHSPHQQPLMQQSPSHMAQQPFMATVTQLPNSHMYAHKQEPPQYSHTSRFPSAMVVTDTSSISTLTNMSSSKQCPLQAW; encoded by the exons CAGCTCCGGAGCCACCAAGGAGGGGCTGATCCGCGCCCTGGAGGACATGGTGCCCGCCGCCGGGTTCGGCGTCAAGCTGGAGAGCCTGCCCCTATCCCCCGGCGGGCCCCCCGACGGCAAAGCAGCCTACCCGCCGCTAGCCAACGGGCACGGCAAGGGCAAGCTGTCCGGCGACGAGGGCTCGGAGGACGGCGACGACTTCGACACGCCGCCCATCCTCCGAGAGCTGCAGACGCTCAACACCGAGGAGGCCGTGGAGCAGCGGGCGGAGGTGGAGAGGATGATCAG CGAGGACCCGTGGCGGGCGGCGAAGATGATCAAGGGCTACATGCAGCAGCACAACATCCCGCAGCGCGAGGTGGTGGACGTCACCGGCCTCAACCAGTCGCACCTCTCGCAGCACCTCAACAAGGGCACCCCCATGAAGACGCAGAAGAGGGCCGCCCTCTACACGTGGTACGTCCGCAAGCAGCGGGAGATCCTGCGGC agTTCAACCAGACAGTCCAGGGTTGTGGAAATAGGACAGACAAAAGCAGTCAGGATcagctgctgtttctctttccaGAGTTCAATCAGCAGAACCAGGGGGCTGGCCAGCTCGACGACGCCTGCTCCGAAACCCCCAGCAAGAAGATGCGCCGCAATCGCTTCAAGTGGGGGCCGGCCTCCCAGCAAATCTTGTACCAAGCCTACGACCGCCAAAAGAACCCCAGCAAGGAGGAGCGAGAGGCGCTGGTGGAGGAGTGCAACAG GGCCGAGTGTCTGCAGCGGGGGGTGTCTCCCTCCAAGGCGCACGGGCTCGGCTCCAACCTGGTGACGGAGGTGCGCGTCTACAACTGGTTCGCCAACCGGCGGAAGGAGGAGGCTTTCCGCCAGAAGCTGGCCATGGACGCCTACAGCTCGGGCCAGCCCCCGCACAGCATGAACCTGCTGCTGTCCCACGGCTCCCCCCACCACAACCAGCCCAGCGCCTCGCCCCCCAGCAAGATGCCAG GGGTCCGGTACAGCCAGGCGGCCGGCGGCGAGGCGGCGTCCTCGGGGGCCATCAGCCACCACGGCAGCGGTGCCATGGTCACCACCAGCCAGGCGGTCCTGCAGCAGGTCTCCCCGGCCGGCTTGGACCCAGGCCACGGTTTGCTCTCTCCCGACGGTAAAATG ATCTCCGTGTCAGGTGGCGGGCTGCCCCCGGTGAGCACCCTGACCAACATCCACAGCCTGTCCCACCACAACGCGCAGCAGTCCCAGAACCTCATCATGACGCCGCTCTCGGGAGTCATGGCCATCGCACAGAGTAAGGACACCCCCGGGACACCCCCGGGACACCTCCGCGCCCCCTCCCGCGGCACGCTGGGGACCCCGGCGCTCACCGTCCCCGCTCTGTCCCTTCCTCCAGGTCTGAACACCTCGCAGGCGCAGAGCGTCCCGGTCATCAACAGCGTGGCCGGCAGCTTGGCGGCCCTGCAGCCCGTCCAGttctcccagcagctgcacagcCCGCACCAGCAGCCGCTCATGCAGCAGTCGCCCAGCCACATGGCCCAGCAGCCCTTCATGGCCACCGTCACCCAGCTGCCCAACTCGCACA TGTATGCACACAAGCAGGAGCCTCCCCAGTATTCCCACACCTCCCGCTTCCCCTCAGCGATGGTGGTGACGGACACCAGCAGCATCAGCACGCTCACCAACATGTCTTCCAGTAAGCAG tgTCCCCTGCAAGCCTGGTGA
- the HNF1B gene encoding hepatocyte nuclear factor 1-beta isoform X7 — protein sequence MVSQLSALQRELLGALLSSGATKEGLIRALEDMVPAAGFGVKLESLPLSPGGPPDGKAAYPPLANGHGKGKLSGDEGSEDGDDFDTPPILRELQTLNTEEAVEQRAEVERMISEDPWRAAKMIKGYMQQHNIPQREVVDVTGLNQSHLSQHLNKGTPMKTQKRAALYTWYVRKQREILRQFNQQNQGAGQLDDACSETPSKKMRRNRFKWGPASQQILYQAYDRQKNPSKEEREALVEECNRAECLQRGVSPSKAHGLGSNLVTEVRVYNWFANRRKEEAFRQKLAMDAYSSGQPPHSMNLLLSHGSPHHNQPSASPPSKMPGVRYSQAAGGEAASSGAISHHGSGAMVTTSQAVLQQVSPAGLDPGHGLLSPDGKMISVSGGGLPPVSTLTNIHSLSHHNAQQSQNLIMTPLSGVMAIAQSLNTSQAQSVPVINSVAGSLAALQPVQFSQQLHSPHQQPLMQQSPSHMAQQPFMATVTQLPNSHMYAHKQEPPQYSHTSRFPSAMVVTDTSSISTLTNMSSSKQCPLQAW from the exons CAGCTCCGGAGCCACCAAGGAGGGGCTGATCCGCGCCCTGGAGGACATGGTGCCCGCCGCCGGGTTCGGCGTCAAGCTGGAGAGCCTGCCCCTATCCCCCGGCGGGCCCCCCGACGGCAAAGCAGCCTACCCGCCGCTAGCCAACGGGCACGGCAAGGGCAAGCTGTCCGGCGACGAGGGCTCGGAGGACGGCGACGACTTCGACACGCCGCCCATCCTCCGAGAGCTGCAGACGCTCAACACCGAGGAGGCCGTGGAGCAGCGGGCGGAGGTGGAGAGGATGATCAG CGAGGACCCGTGGCGGGCGGCGAAGATGATCAAGGGCTACATGCAGCAGCACAACATCCCGCAGCGCGAGGTGGTGGACGTCACCGGCCTCAACCAGTCGCACCTCTCGCAGCACCTCAACAAGGGCACCCCCATGAAGACGCAGAAGAGGGCCGCCCTCTACACGTGGTACGTCCGCAAGCAGCGGGAGATCCTGCGGC AGTTCAATCAGCAGAACCAGGGGGCTGGCCAGCTCGACGACGCCTGCTCCGAAACCCCCAGCAAGAAGATGCGCCGCAATCGCTTCAAGTGGGGGCCGGCCTCCCAGCAAATCTTGTACCAAGCCTACGACCGCCAAAAGAACCCCAGCAAGGAGGAGCGAGAGGCGCTGGTGGAGGAGTGCAACAG GGCCGAGTGTCTGCAGCGGGGGGTGTCTCCCTCCAAGGCGCACGGGCTCGGCTCCAACCTGGTGACGGAGGTGCGCGTCTACAACTGGTTCGCCAACCGGCGGAAGGAGGAGGCTTTCCGCCAGAAGCTGGCCATGGACGCCTACAGCTCGGGCCAGCCCCCGCACAGCATGAACCTGCTGCTGTCCCACGGCTCCCCCCACCACAACCAGCCCAGCGCCTCGCCCCCCAGCAAGATGCCAG GGGTCCGGTACAGCCAGGCGGCCGGCGGCGAGGCGGCGTCCTCGGGGGCCATCAGCCACCACGGCAGCGGTGCCATGGTCACCACCAGCCAGGCGGTCCTGCAGCAGGTCTCCCCGGCCGGCTTGGACCCAGGCCACGGTTTGCTCTCTCCCGACGGTAAAATG ATCTCCGTGTCAGGTGGCGGGCTGCCCCCGGTGAGCACCCTGACCAACATCCACAGCCTGTCCCACCACAACGCGCAGCAGTCCCAGAACCTCATCATGACGCCGCTCTCGGGAGTCATGGCCATCGCACAGA GTCTGAACACCTCGCAGGCGCAGAGCGTCCCGGTCATCAACAGCGTGGCCGGCAGCTTGGCGGCCCTGCAGCCCGTCCAGttctcccagcagctgcacagcCCGCACCAGCAGCCGCTCATGCAGCAGTCGCCCAGCCACATGGCCCAGCAGCCCTTCATGGCCACCGTCACCCAGCTGCCCAACTCGCACA TGTATGCACACAAGCAGGAGCCTCCCCAGTATTCCCACACCTCCCGCTTCCCCTCAGCGATGGTGGTGACGGACACCAGCAGCATCAGCACGCTCACCAACATGTCTTCCAGTAAGCAG tgTCCCCTGCAAGCCTGGTGA
- the HNF1B gene encoding hepatocyte nuclear factor 1-beta isoform X4, producing MVSQLSALQRELLGALLSSGATKEGLIRALEDMVPAAGFGVKLESLPLSPGGPPDGKAAYPPLANGHGKGKLSGDEGSEDGDDFDTPPILRELQTLNTEEAVEQRAEVERMISEDPWRAAKMIKGYMQQHNIPQREVVDVTGLNQSHLSQHLNKGTPMKTQKRAALYTWYVRKQREILRQFNQQNQGAGQLDDACSETPSKKMRRNRFKWGPASQQILYQAYDRQKNPSKEEREALVEECNRAECLQRGVSPSKAHGLGSNLVTEVRVYNWFANRRKEEAFRQKLAMDAYSSGQPPHSMNLLLSHGSPHHNQPSASPPSKMPGVRYSQAAGGEAASSGAISHHGSGAMVTTSQAVLQQVSPAGLDPGHGLLSPDGKMISVSGGGLPPVSTLTNIHSLSHHNAQQSQNLIMTPLSGVMAIAQSKDTPGTPPGHLRAPSRGTLGTPALTVPALSLPPGLNTSQAQSVPVINSVAGSLAALQPVQFSQQLHSPHQQPLMQQSPSHMAQQPFMATVTQLPNSHMYAHKQEPPQYSHTSRFPSAMVVTDTSSISTLTNMSSSKQCPLQAW from the exons CAGCTCCGGAGCCACCAAGGAGGGGCTGATCCGCGCCCTGGAGGACATGGTGCCCGCCGCCGGGTTCGGCGTCAAGCTGGAGAGCCTGCCCCTATCCCCCGGCGGGCCCCCCGACGGCAAAGCAGCCTACCCGCCGCTAGCCAACGGGCACGGCAAGGGCAAGCTGTCCGGCGACGAGGGCTCGGAGGACGGCGACGACTTCGACACGCCGCCCATCCTCCGAGAGCTGCAGACGCTCAACACCGAGGAGGCCGTGGAGCAGCGGGCGGAGGTGGAGAGGATGATCAG CGAGGACCCGTGGCGGGCGGCGAAGATGATCAAGGGCTACATGCAGCAGCACAACATCCCGCAGCGCGAGGTGGTGGACGTCACCGGCCTCAACCAGTCGCACCTCTCGCAGCACCTCAACAAGGGCACCCCCATGAAGACGCAGAAGAGGGCCGCCCTCTACACGTGGTACGTCCGCAAGCAGCGGGAGATCCTGCGGC AGTTCAATCAGCAGAACCAGGGGGCTGGCCAGCTCGACGACGCCTGCTCCGAAACCCCCAGCAAGAAGATGCGCCGCAATCGCTTCAAGTGGGGGCCGGCCTCCCAGCAAATCTTGTACCAAGCCTACGACCGCCAAAAGAACCCCAGCAAGGAGGAGCGAGAGGCGCTGGTGGAGGAGTGCAACAG GGCCGAGTGTCTGCAGCGGGGGGTGTCTCCCTCCAAGGCGCACGGGCTCGGCTCCAACCTGGTGACGGAGGTGCGCGTCTACAACTGGTTCGCCAACCGGCGGAAGGAGGAGGCTTTCCGCCAGAAGCTGGCCATGGACGCCTACAGCTCGGGCCAGCCCCCGCACAGCATGAACCTGCTGCTGTCCCACGGCTCCCCCCACCACAACCAGCCCAGCGCCTCGCCCCCCAGCAAGATGCCAG GGGTCCGGTACAGCCAGGCGGCCGGCGGCGAGGCGGCGTCCTCGGGGGCCATCAGCCACCACGGCAGCGGTGCCATGGTCACCACCAGCCAGGCGGTCCTGCAGCAGGTCTCCCCGGCCGGCTTGGACCCAGGCCACGGTTTGCTCTCTCCCGACGGTAAAATG ATCTCCGTGTCAGGTGGCGGGCTGCCCCCGGTGAGCACCCTGACCAACATCCACAGCCTGTCCCACCACAACGCGCAGCAGTCCCAGAACCTCATCATGACGCCGCTCTCGGGAGTCATGGCCATCGCACAGAGTAAGGACACCCCCGGGACACCCCCGGGACACCTCCGCGCCCCCTCCCGCGGCACGCTGGGGACCCCGGCGCTCACCGTCCCCGCTCTGTCCCTTCCTCCAGGTCTGAACACCTCGCAGGCGCAGAGCGTCCCGGTCATCAACAGCGTGGCCGGCAGCTTGGCGGCCCTGCAGCCCGTCCAGttctcccagcagctgcacagcCCGCACCAGCAGCCGCTCATGCAGCAGTCGCCCAGCCACATGGCCCAGCAGCCCTTCATGGCCACCGTCACCCAGCTGCCCAACTCGCACA TGTATGCACACAAGCAGGAGCCTCCCCAGTATTCCCACACCTCCCGCTTCCCCTCAGCGATGGTGGTGACGGACACCAGCAGCATCAGCACGCTCACCAACATGTCTTCCAGTAAGCAG tgTCCCCTGCAAGCCTGGTGA
- the HNF1B gene encoding hepatocyte nuclear factor 1-beta isoform X3 has protein sequence MRLRVEPNRAELCQAVPCRAEPCRAVGARRSSPGPVGARAGRVPEGRSGAVPLGAAPSAHPGPVEPRWEPRGAVPGSLPSPGVPTGSAEPFPPGGCAAVCPSASPQCPGVSGGTGTEAALCEDPWRAAKMIKGYMQQHNIPQREVVDVTGLNQSHLSQHLNKGTPMKTQKRAALYTWYVRKQREILRQFNQQNQGAGQLDDACSETPSKKMRRNRFKWGPASQQILYQAYDRQKNPSKEEREALVEECNRAECLQRGVSPSKAHGLGSNLVTEVRVYNWFANRRKEEAFRQKLAMDAYSSGQPPHSMNLLLSHGSPHHNQPSASPPSKMPGVRYSQAAGGEAASSGAISHHGSGAMVTTSQAVLQQVSPAGLDPGHGLLSPDGKMISVSGGGLPPVSTLTNIHSLSHHNAQQSQNLIMTPLSGVMAIAQSKDTPGTPPGHLRAPSRGTLGTPALTVPALSLPPGLNTSQAQSVPVINSVAGSLAALQPVQFSQQLHSPHQQPLMQQSPSHMAQQPFMATVTQLPNSHMYAHKQEPPQYSHTSRFPSAMVVTDTSSISTLTNMSSSKQCPLQAW, from the exons ATGCGGCTCCGGGTCGAGCCCAACCGAGCCGAGCTTTGCCAAGCCGTGCcttgccgagccgagccgtgccgagccgtcgGGGCGCGGCGGAGCAGCCCCGGGCCCGTGGGGGCGCGGGCAGGGAGGGTGCCGGAGGGGCGCAGCGGGGCTGTGCCGCTCGGGGCTGCCCCCTCTGCGCACCCGGGGCCGGTGGAACCGCGCTGGGAGCCCCGCGGGGCCGTCCCCGGCTCCCTCCCGTCCCCAGGGGTCCCGACGGGCAGCGCTGAGCCTTTcccccccgggggctgtgcCGCCGTGTGCCCCTCCGCCAGCCCCCAATGCCCGGGTGTTTCGGGAGGGACCGGGACAGAGGCAGCGCTGTG CGAGGACCCGTGGCGGGCGGCGAAGATGATCAAGGGCTACATGCAGCAGCACAACATCCCGCAGCGCGAGGTGGTGGACGTCACCGGCCTCAACCAGTCGCACCTCTCGCAGCACCTCAACAAGGGCACCCCCATGAAGACGCAGAAGAGGGCCGCCCTCTACACGTGGTACGTCCGCAAGCAGCGGGAGATCCTGCGGC AGTTCAATCAGCAGAACCAGGGGGCTGGCCAGCTCGACGACGCCTGCTCCGAAACCCCCAGCAAGAAGATGCGCCGCAATCGCTTCAAGTGGGGGCCGGCCTCCCAGCAAATCTTGTACCAAGCCTACGACCGCCAAAAGAACCCCAGCAAGGAGGAGCGAGAGGCGCTGGTGGAGGAGTGCAACAG GGCCGAGTGTCTGCAGCGGGGGGTGTCTCCCTCCAAGGCGCACGGGCTCGGCTCCAACCTGGTGACGGAGGTGCGCGTCTACAACTGGTTCGCCAACCGGCGGAAGGAGGAGGCTTTCCGCCAGAAGCTGGCCATGGACGCCTACAGCTCGGGCCAGCCCCCGCACAGCATGAACCTGCTGCTGTCCCACGGCTCCCCCCACCACAACCAGCCCAGCGCCTCGCCCCCCAGCAAGATGCCAG GGGTCCGGTACAGCCAGGCGGCCGGCGGCGAGGCGGCGTCCTCGGGGGCCATCAGCCACCACGGCAGCGGTGCCATGGTCACCACCAGCCAGGCGGTCCTGCAGCAGGTCTCCCCGGCCGGCTTGGACCCAGGCCACGGTTTGCTCTCTCCCGACGGTAAAATG ATCTCCGTGTCAGGTGGCGGGCTGCCCCCGGTGAGCACCCTGACCAACATCCACAGCCTGTCCCACCACAACGCGCAGCAGTCCCAGAACCTCATCATGACGCCGCTCTCGGGAGTCATGGCCATCGCACAGAGTAAGGACACCCCCGGGACACCCCCGGGACACCTCCGCGCCCCCTCCCGCGGCACGCTGGGGACCCCGGCGCTCACCGTCCCCGCTCTGTCCCTTCCTCCAGGTCTGAACACCTCGCAGGCGCAGAGCGTCCCGGTCATCAACAGCGTGGCCGGCAGCTTGGCGGCCCTGCAGCCCGTCCAGttctcccagcagctgcacagcCCGCACCAGCAGCCGCTCATGCAGCAGTCGCCCAGCCACATGGCCCAGCAGCCCTTCATGGCCACCGTCACCCAGCTGCCCAACTCGCACA TGTATGCACACAAGCAGGAGCCTCCCCAGTATTCCCACACCTCCCGCTTCCCCTCAGCGATGGTGGTGACGGACACCAGCAGCATCAGCACGCTCACCAACATGTCTTCCAGTAAGCAG tgTCCCCTGCAAGCCTGGTGA
- the HNF1B gene encoding hepatocyte nuclear factor 1-beta isoform X6 → MVSQLSALQRELLGALLSSGATKEGLIRALEDMVPAAGFGVKLESLPLSPGGPPDGKAAYPPLANGHGKGKLSGDEGSEDGDDFDTPPILRELQTLNTEEAVEQRAEVERMISEDPWRAAKMIKGYMQQHNIPQREVVDVTGLNQSHLSQHLNKGTPMKTQKRAALYTWYVRKQREILRQFNQTVQGCGNRTDKSSQDQLLFLFPEFNQQNQGAGQLDDACSETPSKKMRRNRFKWGPASQQILYQAYDRQKNPSKEEREALVEECNRAECLQRGVSPSKAHGLGSNLVTEVRVYNWFANRRKEEAFRQKLAMDAYSSGQPPHSMNLLLSHGSPHHNQPSASPPSKMPGVRYSQAAGGEAASSGAISHHGSGAMVTTSQAVLQQVSPAGLDPGHGLLSPDGKMISVSGGGLPPVSTLTNIHSLSHHNAQQSQNLIMTPLSGVMAIAQSLNTSQAQSVPVINSVAGSLAALQPVQFSQQLHSPHQQPLMQQSPSHMAQQPFMATVTQLPNSHMYAHKQEPPQYSHTSRFPSAMVVTDTSSISTLTNMSSSKQCPLQAW, encoded by the exons CAGCTCCGGAGCCACCAAGGAGGGGCTGATCCGCGCCCTGGAGGACATGGTGCCCGCCGCCGGGTTCGGCGTCAAGCTGGAGAGCCTGCCCCTATCCCCCGGCGGGCCCCCCGACGGCAAAGCAGCCTACCCGCCGCTAGCCAACGGGCACGGCAAGGGCAAGCTGTCCGGCGACGAGGGCTCGGAGGACGGCGACGACTTCGACACGCCGCCCATCCTCCGAGAGCTGCAGACGCTCAACACCGAGGAGGCCGTGGAGCAGCGGGCGGAGGTGGAGAGGATGATCAG CGAGGACCCGTGGCGGGCGGCGAAGATGATCAAGGGCTACATGCAGCAGCACAACATCCCGCAGCGCGAGGTGGTGGACGTCACCGGCCTCAACCAGTCGCACCTCTCGCAGCACCTCAACAAGGGCACCCCCATGAAGACGCAGAAGAGGGCCGCCCTCTACACGTGGTACGTCCGCAAGCAGCGGGAGATCCTGCGGC agTTCAACCAGACAGTCCAGGGTTGTGGAAATAGGACAGACAAAAGCAGTCAGGATcagctgctgtttctctttccaGAGTTCAATCAGCAGAACCAGGGGGCTGGCCAGCTCGACGACGCCTGCTCCGAAACCCCCAGCAAGAAGATGCGCCGCAATCGCTTCAAGTGGGGGCCGGCCTCCCAGCAAATCTTGTACCAAGCCTACGACCGCCAAAAGAACCCCAGCAAGGAGGAGCGAGAGGCGCTGGTGGAGGAGTGCAACAG GGCCGAGTGTCTGCAGCGGGGGGTGTCTCCCTCCAAGGCGCACGGGCTCGGCTCCAACCTGGTGACGGAGGTGCGCGTCTACAACTGGTTCGCCAACCGGCGGAAGGAGGAGGCTTTCCGCCAGAAGCTGGCCATGGACGCCTACAGCTCGGGCCAGCCCCCGCACAGCATGAACCTGCTGCTGTCCCACGGCTCCCCCCACCACAACCAGCCCAGCGCCTCGCCCCCCAGCAAGATGCCAG GGGTCCGGTACAGCCAGGCGGCCGGCGGCGAGGCGGCGTCCTCGGGGGCCATCAGCCACCACGGCAGCGGTGCCATGGTCACCACCAGCCAGGCGGTCCTGCAGCAGGTCTCCCCGGCCGGCTTGGACCCAGGCCACGGTTTGCTCTCTCCCGACGGTAAAATG ATCTCCGTGTCAGGTGGCGGGCTGCCCCCGGTGAGCACCCTGACCAACATCCACAGCCTGTCCCACCACAACGCGCAGCAGTCCCAGAACCTCATCATGACGCCGCTCTCGGGAGTCATGGCCATCGCACAGA GTCTGAACACCTCGCAGGCGCAGAGCGTCCCGGTCATCAACAGCGTGGCCGGCAGCTTGGCGGCCCTGCAGCCCGTCCAGttctcccagcagctgcacagcCCGCACCAGCAGCCGCTCATGCAGCAGTCGCCCAGCCACATGGCCCAGCAGCCCTTCATGGCCACCGTCACCCAGCTGCCCAACTCGCACA TGTATGCACACAAGCAGGAGCCTCCCCAGTATTCCCACACCTCCCGCTTCCCCTCAGCGATGGTGGTGACGGACACCAGCAGCATCAGCACGCTCACCAACATGTCTTCCAGTAAGCAG tgTCCCCTGCAAGCCTGGTGA
- the HNF1B gene encoding hepatocyte nuclear factor 1-beta isoform X1 — MRLRVEPNRAELCQAVPCRAEPCRAVGARRSSPGPVGARAGRVPEGRSGAVPLGAAPSAHPGPVEPRWEPRGAVPGSLPSPGVPTGSAEPFPPGGCAAVCPSASPQCPGVSGGTGTEAALCEDPWRAAKMIKGYMQQHNIPQREVVDVTGLNQSHLSQHLNKGTPMKTQKRAALYTWYVRKQREILRQFNQTVQGCGNRTDKSSQDQLLFLFPEFNQQNQGAGQLDDACSETPSKKMRRNRFKWGPASQQILYQAYDRQKNPSKEEREALVEECNRAECLQRGVSPSKAHGLGSNLVTEVRVYNWFANRRKEEAFRQKLAMDAYSSGQPPHSMNLLLSHGSPHHNQPSASPPSKMPGVRYSQAAGGEAASSGAISHHGSGAMVTTSQAVLQQVSPAGLDPGHGLLSPDGKMISVSGGGLPPVSTLTNIHSLSHHNAQQSQNLIMTPLSGVMAIAQSKDTPGTPPGHLRAPSRGTLGTPALTVPALSLPPGLNTSQAQSVPVINSVAGSLAALQPVQFSQQLHSPHQQPLMQQSPSHMAQQPFMATVTQLPNSHMYAHKQEPPQYSHTSRFPSAMVVTDTSSISTLTNMSSSKQCPLQAW, encoded by the exons ATGCGGCTCCGGGTCGAGCCCAACCGAGCCGAGCTTTGCCAAGCCGTGCcttgccgagccgagccgtgccgagccgtcgGGGCGCGGCGGAGCAGCCCCGGGCCCGTGGGGGCGCGGGCAGGGAGGGTGCCGGAGGGGCGCAGCGGGGCTGTGCCGCTCGGGGCTGCCCCCTCTGCGCACCCGGGGCCGGTGGAACCGCGCTGGGAGCCCCGCGGGGCCGTCCCCGGCTCCCTCCCGTCCCCAGGGGTCCCGACGGGCAGCGCTGAGCCTTTcccccccgggggctgtgcCGCCGTGTGCCCCTCCGCCAGCCCCCAATGCCCGGGTGTTTCGGGAGGGACCGGGACAGAGGCAGCGCTGTG CGAGGACCCGTGGCGGGCGGCGAAGATGATCAAGGGCTACATGCAGCAGCACAACATCCCGCAGCGCGAGGTGGTGGACGTCACCGGCCTCAACCAGTCGCACCTCTCGCAGCACCTCAACAAGGGCACCCCCATGAAGACGCAGAAGAGGGCCGCCCTCTACACGTGGTACGTCCGCAAGCAGCGGGAGATCCTGCGGC agTTCAACCAGACAGTCCAGGGTTGTGGAAATAGGACAGACAAAAGCAGTCAGGATcagctgctgtttctctttccaGAGTTCAATCAGCAGAACCAGGGGGCTGGCCAGCTCGACGACGCCTGCTCCGAAACCCCCAGCAAGAAGATGCGCCGCAATCGCTTCAAGTGGGGGCCGGCCTCCCAGCAAATCTTGTACCAAGCCTACGACCGCCAAAAGAACCCCAGCAAGGAGGAGCGAGAGGCGCTGGTGGAGGAGTGCAACAG GGCCGAGTGTCTGCAGCGGGGGGTGTCTCCCTCCAAGGCGCACGGGCTCGGCTCCAACCTGGTGACGGAGGTGCGCGTCTACAACTGGTTCGCCAACCGGCGGAAGGAGGAGGCTTTCCGCCAGAAGCTGGCCATGGACGCCTACAGCTCGGGCCAGCCCCCGCACAGCATGAACCTGCTGCTGTCCCACGGCTCCCCCCACCACAACCAGCCCAGCGCCTCGCCCCCCAGCAAGATGCCAG GGGTCCGGTACAGCCAGGCGGCCGGCGGCGAGGCGGCGTCCTCGGGGGCCATCAGCCACCACGGCAGCGGTGCCATGGTCACCACCAGCCAGGCGGTCCTGCAGCAGGTCTCCCCGGCCGGCTTGGACCCAGGCCACGGTTTGCTCTCTCCCGACGGTAAAATG ATCTCCGTGTCAGGTGGCGGGCTGCCCCCGGTGAGCACCCTGACCAACATCCACAGCCTGTCCCACCACAACGCGCAGCAGTCCCAGAACCTCATCATGACGCCGCTCTCGGGAGTCATGGCCATCGCACAGAGTAAGGACACCCCCGGGACACCCCCGGGACACCTCCGCGCCCCCTCCCGCGGCACGCTGGGGACCCCGGCGCTCACCGTCCCCGCTCTGTCCCTTCCTCCAGGTCTGAACACCTCGCAGGCGCAGAGCGTCCCGGTCATCAACAGCGTGGCCGGCAGCTTGGCGGCCCTGCAGCCCGTCCAGttctcccagcagctgcacagcCCGCACCAGCAGCCGCTCATGCAGCAGTCGCCCAGCCACATGGCCCAGCAGCCCTTCATGGCCACCGTCACCCAGCTGCCCAACTCGCACA TGTATGCACACAAGCAGGAGCCTCCCCAGTATTCCCACACCTCCCGCTTCCCCTCAGCGATGGTGGTGACGGACACCAGCAGCATCAGCACGCTCACCAACATGTCTTCCAGTAAGCAG tgTCCCCTGCAAGCCTGGTGA